One Rhododendron vialii isolate Sample 1 chromosome 2a, ASM3025357v1 genomic region harbors:
- the LOC131317067 gene encoding uncharacterized protein LOC131317067 translates to MTRSQALNEFCKRRPPYFQGEPNPIAAEAWLEEIKKILETLDIQEANNRIVLATYQMQGEAQHWWNLMKNTHDVGTMTWERFEKIFLDEYFPTPVKQTLALEFMNVEQGTMTMTQYAARFEELSRYGTTIIPTDDDKARKFEWGFNETRRTVMAQTLPTYSQVVQCALKMERENVDFKTRREQKMAISAVGGPIRTNPTNRGTLTSQPYH, encoded by the coding sequence ATGACCAGAAGTCAGGCACTGAATGAATTCTGCAAGCGTCGCCCTCCCTACTTTCAAGGAGAACCTAACCCCATAGCTGCGGAAGCCTGGTtggaagaaatcaagaaaattctTGAAACCCTAGATATTCAAGAAGCCAACAATCGAATTGTTCTAGCCACCTATCAGATGCAAGGTGAAGCTCAGCATTGGTGGAACCTGATGAAGAACACCCATGATGTGGGAACAATGACTTGGGAAAGGTTCGAGAAAATTTTCCTTGACGAGTACTTTCCAACACCCGTCAAACAAACACTGGCCTTGGAATTCATGAATGTTGAGCAGGGCACAATGACCATGACCCAGTACGCAGCACGATTTGAAGAACTGTCTCGCTATGGCACAACAATCATACCTACTGATGACGACAAGGCAAGAAAATTTGAGTGGGGATTCAATGAGACACGCCGAACAGTGATGGCACAGACACTTCCCACCTACTCACAAGTGGTGCAATGCGCACttaagatggagagagaaaacgtGGATTTCAAGACGAGGCGTGAGCAAAAGATGGCAATATCTGCAGTTGGAGGACCTATCCGCACCAACCCTACCAACCGGGGTACCCTAACCTCTCAACCCTACCACTAA